A region of Streptomyces deccanensis DNA encodes the following proteins:
- a CDS encoding ArsR/SmtB family transcription factor, producing MSTPLYQLKAEFFKTLGHPARIRVLELLSEREHAVAEMLPEVGIEPAHLSQQLAVLRRANLVKTRKEGSTVYYSLTSPQVAELLRVARTILSGVLAGQAELLADLQATQGEQKPPS from the coding sequence ATGAGTACGCCGCTGTACCAACTGAAGGCCGAGTTCTTCAAGACGCTGGGCCATCCGGCCCGTATCCGGGTCCTGGAACTGCTGAGCGAACGTGAACACGCGGTCGCGGAGATGCTGCCCGAGGTCGGTATCGAGCCCGCTCATCTGTCCCAGCAACTGGCGGTGCTGCGGCGGGCGAATCTGGTCAAGACCCGCAAGGAGGGTTCGACCGTGTACTACTCGCTCACCAGCCCACAGGTCGCGGAGCTTCTGCGGGTCGCCCGGACCATCCTCTCCGGGGTGCTCGCCGGGCAGGCCGAGCTACTGGCTGACCTGCAGGCCACGCAGGGTGAGCAGAAGCCGCCGTCGTAG
- a CDS encoding zinc ribbon domain-containing protein YjdM: MSDNLSPCPECSGAYTYEMGALLVCPGCGHEWSPAAESADGASGSRVIKDAVGNVLADGDTVTVVRTLKVKGSPSGIKAGTKVRNIRLVDGVDGHDIDCRVDGFGAMQLKSSVVKKA; this comes from the coding sequence GTGAGTGACAACCTTTCCCCCTGCCCCGAATGCTCCGGCGCCTACACCTACGAGATGGGTGCGCTCCTGGTCTGCCCGGGGTGCGGACACGAGTGGTCACCGGCCGCGGAGTCCGCGGACGGTGCCTCCGGAAGCAGGGTGATCAAGGACGCGGTCGGCAATGTGCTCGCCGACGGCGACACCGTGACGGTCGTCAGGACGCTGAAGGTCAAGGGCAGCCCGAGCGGGATCAAGGCGGGCACCAAGGTGCGCAACATCCGCCTGGTCGACGGTGTGGACGGCCACGACATCGACTGCAGGGTCGATGGGTTCGGCGCGATGCAGCTCAAGTCCAGCGTCGTGAAGAAGGCCTGA
- a CDS encoding ATP-binding protein: protein MVPVLDVLPYRHVLTLPNEPSAVRLARETAEEALVEWGIDLRRPVVDAALLILSELVTNSVRHTAEVSPQITVMYAASGGRLAFAVHDRHPHQPSLHHAEPGTGGGLGMVMELTRQLGGTVAVHGDADGKSIWTTLPL from the coding sequence ATGGTCCCCGTTCTCGATGTCCTTCCGTACCGGCACGTGCTCACCCTGCCCAACGAGCCGTCCGCCGTCCGTCTCGCCCGCGAGACCGCCGAAGAGGCGCTGGTCGAGTGGGGGATAGATCTGCGCCGGCCCGTCGTGGACGCGGCGCTGCTGATCCTCAGTGAGCTGGTGACCAACAGCGTCCGGCACACCGCCGAGGTGTCCCCGCAGATCACGGTCATGTATGCGGCGAGCGGAGGCCGCCTGGCCTTCGCCGTCCACGACCGCCACCCCCACCAGCCCTCGCTGCACCATGCCGAGCCCGGCACCGGTGGCGGTCTCGGCATGGTCATGGAGCTCACCCGGCAACTCGGCGGCACCGTCGCCGTGCACGGCGACGCCGACGGCAAGAGCATCTGGACAACTCTCCCCCTCTGA
- a CDS encoding pyridoxamine 5'-phosphate oxidase family protein, translating to MSTAPAPLRLVEISGTEALWLLEGSSLGRLLHQQRQLTVVRPARHVWEYGRLIVRAPVQAAAMPATVTYHVDEIRAVHGTGWTVTVHGPADVLGEPDETDHYRRTLPGWTHGPHDTLLRLHPQSVTGFRLARLET from the coding sequence ATGAGCACTGCCCCCGCCCCGCTGCGACTGGTGGAGATCTCTGGAACGGAGGCCCTGTGGCTACTGGAAGGCAGCAGCCTGGGACGGCTGCTGCACCAGCAGCGGCAGCTGACCGTCGTACGGCCGGCCCGGCATGTGTGGGAGTACGGCCGACTGATCGTCCGGGCCCCCGTCCAGGCGGCGGCGATGCCGGCCACGGTGACCTACCACGTGGACGAGATCCGGGCGGTGCACGGCACCGGCTGGACGGTCACCGTCCACGGCCCCGCCGACGTACTCGGCGAGCCTGACGAGACAGACCATTACCGCCGCACCCTGCCGGGCTGGACGCACGGCCCGCACGACACTCTGCTGCGCCTGCACCCCCAGAGCGTCACCGGCTTCCGCCTCGCCCGCCTGGAGACATGA
- a CDS encoding anti-sigma factor antagonist produces MTIEWRYTVEDGFGVLSVAGYLGPAAVRRFDGAVGWVVARGTGPVILDLTGLRGWSTEGQLAITETARRLAGMGRSLELAAIPADGSLVPPGDCPDIPVHGDLATALSVHARHTSRPDEAQQAWRTDGWPT; encoded by the coding sequence ATGACCATCGAGTGGCGCTACACCGTCGAGGACGGTTTCGGGGTGCTCTCCGTCGCAGGCTACCTGGGCCCGGCAGCGGTCCGTCGGTTCGACGGAGCGGTCGGCTGGGTCGTCGCCCGCGGCACCGGACCGGTCATCCTCGACCTGACCGGACTGCGCGGATGGTCCACGGAAGGCCAGTTGGCCATCACCGAGACCGCACGCCGCCTCGCGGGCATGGGCCGGAGCCTGGAACTGGCCGCCATCCCCGCCGACGGCTCGCTCGTCCCGCCCGGCGACTGCCCGGACATCCCCGTCCATGGCGACCTGGCCACCGCCCTCTCCGTCCACGCCCGGCACACGTCACGGCCCGACGAAGCGCAGCAGGCGTGGCGCACCGACGGCTGGCCCACCTGA